GGCGCGGGCGATGAGTCCGGTGGGGGCGGCTGCCCGGCGCTCGTGCACGACTTCAGCGATCCGCTGAGCGAAGACAGCACCAAGGGGTGGGACACCCGGTTCCTCGGCGACCTTTACCAGGACCTGAGCGAGGCTGCCCGCAAGACATACGCGCTACTGCAGACGCCGGAGTTCGTGGAGGAGTTCATCCTCGACCGGACGATGACCCCAGCAGTGCGGGAGTTCGGCTTCGAAGAACTGAAGATGATCGACCCGACATGCGGGTCGGGCCACTTCGTGCTCGGGGCGTTCCGGCGGCTGGTGCGAATGTGGGCGTCGCAGCGACCCGAAGTCGGCCCGTACGAACAGGTGCGGGCAGCGTTGGAGTCTGTGCATGGGGTAGACCTCAACCCGTTCGCAATCGCGGTTGCCCGCTTCCGGCTGCTGGTCTCGGCGATGGCTTCGAGTGACATGCGAACGTTCGCGGAGGCGCAGAAGTACGAGTGGCCAATCCAGCTCGCGGTGGGCGACTCGCTGCTGCCGACCGAGCACCGGCAGGAGGGTCTGTTCGGCGACGAGCAGCTGAGCCTCGGCGACAGTGTGGAATCAGGCGACGCCGAAGATCCTTACTACGCGCTGAGCACGGAGGACGTGTTCGAGTACCCGCAGATCCTGGACCGGGGCCGCTACCACGTGGTGGTTGGGAATCCTCCGTACATCACAGTCAAGGACAAAACACTCAACGAGCTGTATCGCAAGCTGTACGACGCGTGCGCGGGTACGTACGCACTGTCCGTCCCGTTCGCGCAGCGCTTTTTCGAGCTCGCGGTTCGGGGCGAAGAGAAGTCCGGGCTCGGCTACGGCATGGTCGGCCAGATCACGGCCAACTCGTTCATGAAGAGGGAGTTCGGGACGAAGCTGATCGAGAGTTTCTTCCGAGATCAGGTCGAACTGACAGAGGTCATCGACACGTCGGGGGCGTACATCCCGGGGCATGGGACGCCGACGGTCATCCTCGTCGGCCGCCCGCTGGATTACACGGGCGCCCGCCGGGCCACTATCCGCACGGTCCGTAGCGGTCAGGGGGAACCAGCCGCTCCGGAGAAGGCGGAGGATGGACTCGTCTGGCGGGCGATCGTCGAGCAAGTCGACGTGCCAGGGAGTTCAACCCAATGGGTATCTGTTGATGACCTTGATCGAGTAGGTCTCTTCGATAAGCAGCCCTGGATCCTGGCTGCTGGCGGCCTGGAAATTAATCGCGCTATCGGCCGCCATGCAACTGCCAAGCTTGAAGAGCTGCAGCGATCTATCGGTAGGTACGCACATACCGGAAACGATCCTTCCTACTTCGCACCCTCGCGAACCTGGAACCGGTTGGGTGTCACCAACGCGCACGTAATTCCCCTGATTACCGGAGAAGACGTCCGGGACTGGAACCTGAATCCGACGACAGAAGCGCTGTTCCCATACGGCGATTCCCTGCGCGCCGAGTTGACAAGCGATACCGAGCGCATCCTCTGGCGTAACCGCACACCTCTACGGAAGCGCCAGGAGCTCGGAGGGACCCCCGAGGAAATCGGACTCAAATGGTACGAATGGAGTCGCTGGCACCCGGAGCGCTTCTCGGACCCCATGGGAATTTCCTTTCCTTTCGTAGCCACGCACAACCATTTTGCACTGACCCGCGGCGGCAATGTATTCAATCGCCACGCGCCCGTAATCAAACTACGGGAGGGGTCCACGGAGGGGGATTACGTAAAAGTACTGGGGCTCCTTAACAGCTCCACAGCCGGGTTCTGGCTCAAGATGGTTAGCCAGGCGAAGGGAGGAAGTGGCCTAGGACGTGGAATTCAGAGCGAAGCCTGGGAGGAGCGCTACGAGTTCACAGGAACTAAGCTGGAAGAATTCCCCCTCCCTCGCGAATACCCTACCGCCCTCGCCACTGAGCTCGACGCCCTCGCGCAACAACTCTCCCTGACGGCCCCCGCCGCCCTCACTGCCGAGGCCATCCTCACGGCTCCTGAGCTCCGCGAAGCCGAAGCTCGCTACTACTCGACCCGCGCCCGGATGATCGCCCTCCAAGAGGAGCTCGACTGGCAGGTCTACTCCCTCTACAACCTTCACTCCGAGGACCTGCGTCTGCCCGGCCTAGAGGCCGTACCGGAACTCGCCCTCGGCGAGCGAGCCTTCGAGATCGTGCTCGCACGCCGAGTCGCCGCCGGGGAGGCCAGTGACGAGTGGTTCAAGCGGCACGGGTCCACCCCCCTCACCGAGATCCCCACCCACTGGCCCGCCGACTACCGCGCCCTCGTCCAGAAGCGCATCGGCACCATCGAGTCGAACCGCGCCATCGGCATGGTGGAACGCCCCGAGTACAAGCGGCGCTGGGCCACCGAGGGCTGGGACTCCATGCGCCAGCAGGCGCTGAAGTCCTGGCTACTCGACCGGATCGAGGACCGCACCCACTGGTTCGACGTCAACGACAACCCCACCGTCACCACCCTCGCCCGCCTCGCCGAAAGCCTGTCCGCCGACGAGGACTTCGTCTCCGTCGCCGAGCTGTACGCGCCCCGGCAGGACCTCGTGAAGACCGTACGGGAGCTGGTGTCCGAGGAGCACGTGCCCTTCATCCCGGCCCTTCTCTACAAGCCAGCCGGGCTGAAGAAGCGCGCCGACTGGGAACACGTCTGGGGCCTCCAGCGTGAGGAGGACGCCGCGCACGACGAGCCCGCCAAGCGCAAGATCCGTGAGCGGATTCCCGTACCGCCGATGTACACCTCCGCGGACTTCTTGAAGCCGAGCTACTGGCGTGCGCGCGGCAAGCTCGACATGCCCAAGGAGCGGTTCGTGTCGTATGGCACGGTCAACGCGCAGTCGCCGGATCTGTACGGGTGGGCCGGCTGGGATCGCCTGGAGCAGGCCCTCGCGCTCGCCTCGTACATCCAGCAGGCCGGGCTCGGCGGCGACGAGCTCGTGCCGTATCTAGCCGGGTTGCTGGAACTGCAGCCGTGGCTGGAGCAGTGGTACGGCGAATACGACCCGGAGTTCGGGGCGTCACCGGCCGCCGAGATCCTGGCGTTCCGGCAGTCGAAGCAGAGCGAGCTCGGGCTGACGGACGACGCGCTGCGGGCCTGGCGCCCCGCAGCTGCCACCGGACGCGGTGCGAAGAAGGCCGCCGCCCCGAAGAAGCGCACCAGCGCGAAGGCTGCTGCCCACACGTCTGACACCGACACCATCACCGACGCAGCAACCGATGCCGTCACAGGCACCGAGTCCGACTGAGCAGGGCGAGGAGAAGCAGACACACCATGGCGTTCATGAGCAAGAACAACTCTCGCCCCGAAGACCGGCCGCTGCTGCGCGAGTTGATCGACATCCCGGAGTCGGTGTCGACCTCCGACTTCGTCCTGAAGCTAAACGAGGCGGTCACCCCCGAGGGGGCCGAGGCCGCGCTGAAGGACTATGTCGTCACTGACCGGCTGCTCGGCAACTTCGACGAGGCCCTCGACCTGATCAAGTCGGCGCTGGACAGCCATTCGTCCAAGGCGGCCTATCTGCACGGTTCGTTCGGTTCCGGTAAGTCGCACTTCATGGCGGTGCTGTATGCACTGCTGTCGCGGAATCAGGCTGCCCGGGCCCGCGCGGATCTCGACCCCGTACGGACCCGGCACTCGTGGCTGGACGCGGACGACCGCAACTTCCTGCTCGTCCCGTACCACATGCTGGGCTCCAAGTCCCTGGAGCAGCGCGTGCTCGGAAAGTACGTGGAGCACGTACGCAAGTTGCACCCCGGCTGCCCGTTGCCCCAGGTCTACTTGACCGACGGGCTGTTCGAGGACTTCGCCGAGCAGCGCCGGAGGAACGGCGACGAGCGGGTGATCGAGCAGCTCGCCGATGCCGGGGGCGGCCAGGAGGACGAGTGGGGTGACTCCTTCGCCTGGACGACCGAGCTGCTCGACCAGGCGGTCGCCGCACAGGAGGAGCACGACAACACCAAGAGTCTTGACCTGGAGAGCCCCTCCACGCCGCAGGAGTTGAGGGCCCGGCTCGTGCAGGACCTCACCCAGACCCTGTTCCCCTCCTTCGCGCGCAACGCCTCCGAGGACGCCGACGGGTTCGTCTCGCTAGACAAGGGGCTCGGCATCATCGCCGCACACGCCAAGGAACTCAACTACGACGGCCTCGTCCTGTTCATGGACGAGTTGATCCTGTGGCTGGCCTCCCGTATCCACGACCAGAAGTTCGTCTCCCGCGAAGCCGACAAGATCACGAACTTTGTGGAGGGTGCCGACGAGCGGCGCGCCATCCCGGTGGTGTCGTTCATCGCCCGCCAGCGCGATCTGCGTGAGCTGGTCGGCGAGGAGATGT
This genomic interval from Streptomyces dengpaensis contains the following:
- the pglX gene encoding BREX-2 system adenine-specific DNA-methyltransferase PglX, whose amino-acid sequence is MIDRKSLLADLQKQVKAAETDLEQQVKAVPEVGTRLRGEYDQARKLGRTAATWNAWLGERITQVAVAWVLGTVFVRFSEDNRLIAEPYITAPDVAGRETAQARYEEYLEKDSDPTYRGWLETAFAELGAGQAGRLLFDQEHNPLYQIPLSHDGAGALLAFWREQRAGKGAVGAGDESGGGGCPALVHDFSDPLSEDSTKGWDTRFLGDLYQDLSEAARKTYALLQTPEFVEEFILDRTMTPAVREFGFEELKMIDPTCGSGHFVLGAFRRLVRMWASQRPEVGPYEQVRAALESVHGVDLNPFAIAVARFRLLVSAMASSDMRTFAEAQKYEWPIQLAVGDSLLPTEHRQEGLFGDEQLSLGDSVESGDAEDPYYALSTEDVFEYPQILDRGRYHVVVGNPPYITVKDKTLNELYRKLYDACAGTYALSVPFAQRFFELAVRGEEKSGLGYGMVGQITANSFMKREFGTKLIESFFRDQVELTEVIDTSGAYIPGHGTPTVILVGRPLDYTGARRATIRTVRSGQGEPAAPEKAEDGLVWRAIVEQVDVPGSSTQWVSVDDLDRVGLFDKQPWILAAGGLEINRAIGRHATAKLEELQRSIGRYAHTGNDPSYFAPSRTWNRLGVTNAHVIPLITGEDVRDWNLNPTTEALFPYGDSLRAELTSDTERILWRNRTPLRKRQELGGTPEEIGLKWYEWSRWHPERFSDPMGISFPFVATHNHFALTRGGNVFNRHAPVIKLREGSTEGDYVKVLGLLNSSTAGFWLKMVSQAKGGSGLGRGIQSEAWEERYEFTGTKLEEFPLPREYPTALATELDALAQQLSLTAPAALTAEAILTAPELREAEARYYSTRARMIALQEELDWQVYSLYNLHSEDLRLPGLEAVPELALGERAFEIVLARRVAAGEASDEWFKRHGSTPLTEIPTHWPADYRALVQKRIGTIESNRAIGMVERPEYKRRWATEGWDSMRQQALKSWLLDRIEDRTHWFDVNDNPTVTTLARLAESLSADEDFVSVAELYAPRQDLVKTVRELVSEEHVPFIPALLYKPAGLKKRADWEHVWGLQREEDAAHDEPAKRKIRERIPVPPMYTSADFLKPSYWRARGKLDMPKERFVSYGTVNAQSPDLYGWAGWDRLEQALALASYIQQAGLGGDELVPYLAGLLELQPWLEQWYGEYDPEFGASPAAEILAFRQSKQSELGLTDDALRAWRPAAATGRGAKKAAAPKKRTSAKAAAHTSDTDTITDAATDAVTGTESD